The following coding sequences lie in one Mycobacterium gordonae genomic window:
- the moeA gene encoding molybdopterin molybdotransferase MoeA — protein sequence MRSVTEHQRVIAEMIAARPAVTLALADTLGLVLADDVVAPLSLPVFDNSAMDGYAVRAEDTAGATPERPVVLPVVEDIPAGRTDELTLQPGTAHRIMTGAPLPAGATAIVPVEATDGGVHSVQIRQHSESGKHIRRTGEDVDAGTTVLSGGEVVTPAALGLLAALGLAELPVLPRQRVLVISTGSELVKPGLELRPGQIYESNGIMLAAAVREAGADVVATATAGDDVAQFTAVLDDYAPDADLIISSGGVSAGAYEVVKDAFGRDGLQGDQGVQFVKVAMQPGMPQGAGRVAGTPIVTLPGNPVSALVSFEVFLRPALRAAMGLPNPQRPKRTAVLTEAVTSPRGKRQFRRAILDAAAGRVTSYGPPASHHLRWLASANALLDIAEDVVEVPAGTELQVWDLS from the coding sequence ATGCGTTCCGTCACCGAACATCAGCGCGTGATCGCGGAAATGATCGCCGCCCGCCCGGCCGTCACCCTCGCGCTGGCCGACACTCTGGGCCTGGTGCTGGCCGATGACGTCGTCGCGCCGCTGTCCCTGCCGGTCTTCGACAACTCCGCGATGGACGGTTACGCGGTGCGCGCCGAGGACACCGCGGGCGCGACTCCCGAGCGGCCGGTGGTGCTGCCGGTCGTCGAAGACATACCCGCAGGCCGAACCGACGAACTGACGCTGCAGCCGGGCACCGCGCACCGGATCATGACCGGCGCGCCGCTTCCGGCCGGAGCGACGGCGATCGTGCCGGTGGAAGCGACCGACGGCGGCGTGCATTCGGTGCAGATCCGGCAGCATTCCGAGTCGGGCAAGCACATCCGCCGCACTGGTGAGGACGTCGACGCCGGCACCACCGTGCTCAGCGGCGGCGAGGTGGTCACACCGGCCGCGCTCGGCCTGCTCGCGGCGCTCGGGCTGGCCGAGTTGCCCGTGCTCCCGCGGCAACGCGTGCTGGTGATCTCCACCGGCTCAGAACTGGTGAAACCCGGCCTCGAGCTGAGGCCCGGGCAGATCTACGAATCCAACGGGATCATGCTGGCCGCCGCCGTTCGGGAGGCCGGTGCCGACGTGGTCGCCACCGCCACCGCAGGTGACGACGTCGCGCAGTTCACCGCGGTCCTGGACGACTATGCGCCCGACGCGGACCTGATCATCAGCAGCGGAGGCGTCAGCGCCGGCGCCTACGAGGTGGTCAAGGACGCCTTCGGTCGCGACGGCCTGCAGGGCGATCAGGGCGTCCAGTTCGTGAAGGTGGCGATGCAGCCCGGTATGCCGCAAGGCGCCGGGCGAGTGGCCGGGACACCGATCGTCACGCTGCCCGGCAACCCGGTCAGCGCGCTGGTCTCCTTCGAGGTGTTCTTGCGCCCCGCGCTGCGCGCGGCCATGGGCCTGCCGAACCCGCAGCGGCCGAAGCGCACCGCGGTGCTCACCGAGGCGGTGACTTCGCCGCGCGGCAAGCGGCAGTTCCGGCGCGCCATTTTGGATGCTGCCGCGGGCCGGGTGACCAGTTACGGACCACCCGCGTCGCACCATCTGCGCTGGTTGGCCTCGGCCAACGCGCTACTGGACATTGCGGAGGACGTGGTGGAGGTGCCGGCCGGGACCGAGTTGCAGGTGTGGGATCTGAGCTAA
- a CDS encoding SDR family NAD(P)-dependent oxidoreductase encodes MTNQPPKWSAADIPDQRDRTVVVTGANTGLGYHTAAALAFHGARVVLAVRNLEKGNAALSRIVAAKSDADVTLTQLDLSSLTSIRRAAEELRSAYPRIDLLINNAGVMWTPKELTADGFELQFGTNHLGHFAFTGLLLDHLLGVRGSRVVTVSSLGHRMRAAIHFDDLQWERSYSRIGAYGQSKLANLLFTYELQRRLSAAAAPTAAVAAHPGGSATELARNVPRILRPLNALAPLLFQSAEAGALPTLRAATDPTAQGGQYYGPDGLGEQRGHPKLVQSSPQSHDAQLQRRLWSVSEELTGVKFPV; translated from the coding sequence ATGACCAACCAGCCTCCCAAGTGGTCGGCAGCCGACATCCCCGATCAGCGCGACCGCACCGTCGTCGTCACCGGTGCCAACACCGGGTTGGGCTATCACACGGCCGCCGCGCTCGCCTTCCACGGCGCCCGCGTCGTGCTGGCCGTCCGCAATCTGGAGAAAGGCAACGCCGCACTGTCCCGCATCGTCGCCGCCAAATCGGACGCGGACGTCACGCTGACGCAGCTCGACCTCAGCTCTCTGACCTCAATCCGCCGCGCCGCCGAGGAGCTGCGCAGTGCCTACCCGCGCATCGACCTGCTGATCAACAACGCCGGGGTGATGTGGACGCCCAAGGAACTCACCGCCGATGGCTTCGAGTTGCAGTTCGGCACCAACCATCTCGGCCACTTCGCGTTCACCGGTCTGCTGCTCGACCACCTGCTCGGGGTGCGCGGCTCCCGAGTGGTGACGGTCAGCAGCCTGGGCCACCGCATGCGCGCCGCGATCCACTTCGACGACCTGCAGTGGGAACGCAGCTACAGCAGAATCGGCGCGTACGGGCAGTCCAAGCTGGCAAATCTGCTGTTCACCTACGAGCTGCAACGGCGGCTGTCCGCCGCCGCCGCCCCCACCGCCGCTGTCGCCGCGCACCCGGGCGGGTCGGCCACCGAACTGGCCCGCAACGTTCCACGCATCCTGCGGCCGCTGAATGCCTTGGCGCCGCTGCTGTTTCAGAGCGCAGAGGCCGGAGCGCTGCCGACATTGCGGGCGGCCACCGATCCGACGGCGCAGGGTGGGCAGTACTACGGACCCGACGGCCTCGGGGAGCAACGGGGCCACCCGAAGCTGGTGCAGTCCAGCCCGCAGTCACACGACGCGCAACTGCAGCGCCGGCTGTGGAGCGTCTCCGAGGAACTCACCGGCGTGAAGTTCCCGGTCTGA
- a CDS encoding flavin-containing monooxygenase, with protein sequence MSPRITVGVIGAGAGGIAMGIQLAAGGYDFTIFDRADGFGGTWRHNTFPGAACDVPSHLYSYSFALNPRWSKTYANQPEILAYLENVAATHGLGPHLRPHTAIAGVRWSDDSKRWTLTTAGGRQYDFDVVVSAVGMLDVPNVPNIPGAQRFRGRQFHSARWDHSRSTAGERVASIGTGASAVQYVPAIARDTAHLTVFQRTPIWIAPRFDFPFSPAQQEEFERHPEMAQKLRDEAFEAYESASFDVDAAQTREATELARNYLARKVADPELRAKLTPDYPAGCKRPLMSREWYPTFALPNVRLETTAIAELTEHGVRTVDGVEHRVDTVIYGTGFKAADYLDSIEVFGSGGRQLREDWRDGAEAYLGTLVSGYPNFFVLYGPNTNGVNSIIYIHEIQTTFIRRLLDLMGGRGARTVEVTAGAQRRYNDELQAAMTGKVWLACTNYFRHPSGKVVTQLPYSGREFFERTRTPVAGDYVLS encoded by the coding sequence ATGTCCCCAAGAATCACCGTGGGTGTCATCGGCGCGGGCGCCGGTGGCATTGCCATGGGCATCCAACTCGCCGCCGGTGGTTACGACTTCACCATCTTCGACCGCGCCGACGGCTTCGGCGGGACGTGGCGGCACAACACCTTCCCGGGCGCGGCCTGCGATGTGCCGTCGCACCTGTACTCCTACTCGTTCGCGCTCAACCCGCGCTGGAGCAAGACCTACGCGAATCAGCCGGAGATCCTGGCTTATCTGGAGAACGTCGCCGCTACCCACGGCCTCGGCCCCCACCTGCGGCCGCACACCGCGATCGCTGGTGTGCGATGGTCGGATGACTCGAAGCGCTGGACACTGACAACCGCCGGCGGTCGCCAATACGACTTCGACGTCGTGGTGAGTGCGGTCGGGATGCTCGATGTGCCTAACGTTCCGAATATTCCGGGGGCGCAGCGGTTTCGGGGCCGGCAGTTCCACTCCGCCCGCTGGGACCACAGCAGGTCGACGGCCGGGGAGAGGGTCGCCTCCATCGGCACCGGTGCCAGTGCGGTGCAGTACGTCCCCGCGATCGCGCGAGACACCGCCCACCTCACCGTGTTTCAGCGCACCCCGATCTGGATCGCGCCCCGATTCGACTTCCCCTTCAGCCCGGCGCAACAGGAGGAGTTCGAACGTCACCCCGAGATGGCGCAGAAGCTGCGCGACGAGGCGTTCGAGGCTTACGAGTCGGCCAGCTTCGACGTCGACGCCGCTCAGACCCGTGAGGCAACCGAACTCGCCAGGAATTACCTGGCACGCAAGGTGGCCGACCCCGAACTGCGGGCCAAGCTGACGCCGGATTACCCGGCCGGATGCAAACGGCCCTTGATGTCGCGGGAGTGGTACCCGACCTTCGCCTTGCCCAACGTTCGTCTGGAGACCACCGCCATCGCGGAGCTGACCGAGCACGGCGTGCGCACCGTCGACGGCGTCGAACACCGTGTCGACACCGTCATCTACGGCACCGGGTTCAAGGCCGCCGATTATCTGGACAGCATCGAGGTGTTCGGAAGCGGCGGCCGGCAGCTGCGCGAGGACTGGCGTGACGGCGCCGAGGCCTATCTCGGCACCCTGGTCAGCGGATATCCGAATTTCTTCGTTCTATACGGCCCCAACACCAACGGAGTCAACTCCATCATCTACATCCACGAGATACAGACCACCTTCATCCGCCGTCTCCTCGATCTCATGGGCGGGCGGGGCGCCCGCACGGTCGAGGTGACCGCAGGCGCGCAGCGGCGCTACAACGACGAGCTGCAGGCCGCGATGACCGGGAAGGTCTGGTTGGCCTGCACCAACTACTTCCGTCATCCCAGCGGAAAGGTCGTCACCCAACTGCCCTACAGCGGCCGCGAGTTCTTCGAGCGGACCCGCACGCCGGTCGCCGGCGACTACGTGCTGAGTTGA
- the groL gene encoding chaperonin GroEL (60 kDa chaperone family; promotes refolding of misfolded polypeptides especially under stressful conditions; forms two stacked rings of heptamers to form a barrel-shaped 14mer; ends can be capped by GroES; misfolded proteins enter the barrel where they are refolded when GroES binds): MAKTIAYDEEARRGLERGLNALADAVKVTLGPKGRNVVLEKKWGAPTITNDGVSIAKEIELEDPYEKIGAELVKEVAKKTDDVAGDGTTTATVLAQALVKEGLRNVAAGANPLGLKRGIEKAVEKVTQTLLSSAKDVETKEQIAATAGISAGDQSIGDLIAEAMDKVGNEGVITVEESNTFGLQLELTEGMRFDKGYISGYFVTDAERQEAVLEDPYILLVSSKVSTVKDLLPLLEKVIQGGKPLLIIAEDVEGEALSTLVVNKIRGTFKSVAVKAPGFGDRRKAMLQDMAILTGGQVISEEVGLSLETADISLLGKARKVVITKDETTIVEGAGDSDAIAGRVAQIRAEIENSDSDYDREKLQERLAKLAGGVAVIKAGAATEVELKERKHRIEDAVRNAKAAVEEGIVAGGGVALLQAAPALAELNLTGDEATGANIVRVALEAPLKQIAFNSGLEPGVVAEKVRNSPAGTGLNAATGEYEDLLKAGVADPVKVTRSALQNAASIAGLFLTTEAVVADKPEKAAAPAGDPTGGMGGMDF, translated from the coding sequence ATGGCCAAGACAATTGCGTACGACGAAGAGGCCCGTCGCGGCCTCGAGCGGGGCCTCAACGCCCTCGCCGACGCGGTAAAGGTGACGCTGGGGCCCAAGGGCCGCAACGTCGTACTGGAGAAGAAGTGGGGCGCTCCCACGATCACCAACGATGGTGTGTCCATCGCCAAGGAGATCGAGCTGGAGGACCCGTACGAGAAGATCGGCGCCGAGCTGGTCAAGGAAGTTGCCAAGAAGACCGACGACGTGGCCGGTGACGGCACCACGACGGCCACCGTGCTGGCGCAGGCGCTGGTCAAGGAGGGCCTGCGCAACGTTGCCGCCGGCGCCAACCCGCTGGGCCTCAAGCGCGGCATCGAGAAGGCCGTGGAAAAGGTCACTCAGACCCTGCTCAGCTCGGCCAAGGACGTCGAGACCAAGGAGCAGATCGCGGCCACCGCGGGAATTTCCGCGGGTGACCAGTCGATCGGTGACCTGATCGCTGAGGCGATGGACAAGGTCGGCAACGAGGGCGTCATCACCGTCGAGGAGTCCAACACCTTCGGCCTGCAGCTTGAGCTCACCGAGGGCATGCGGTTCGACAAGGGTTACATCTCGGGCTACTTCGTCACCGACGCCGAGCGTCAGGAAGCCGTCCTGGAGGACCCCTACATCCTGCTGGTCTCCAGCAAGGTGTCGACGGTCAAGGACCTGCTGCCGCTGCTGGAGAAGGTCATCCAGGGTGGCAAGCCGCTGCTGATCATCGCCGAGGACGTCGAGGGTGAGGCGCTGTCCACCCTGGTCGTGAACAAGATCCGCGGCACCTTCAAGTCGGTGGCTGTCAAGGCCCCCGGCTTCGGTGACCGCCGCAAGGCGATGCTGCAGGACATGGCCATCCTCACCGGTGGTCAGGTCATCAGCGAAGAGGTCGGTCTGTCCCTCGAGACCGCCGACATCTCGCTGCTCGGCAAGGCCCGCAAGGTCGTCATCACCAAGGACGAGACCACCATCGTCGAGGGCGCCGGTGACTCCGACGCCATCGCCGGCCGGGTGGCCCAGATCCGCGCCGAGATCGAGAACAGCGACTCCGACTACGACCGCGAGAAGCTGCAGGAGCGCCTGGCCAAGCTGGCCGGCGGTGTTGCGGTGATCAAGGCCGGAGCTGCCACCGAGGTGGAGCTCAAGGAGCGCAAGCACCGCATCGAGGACGCCGTGCGCAACGCCAAGGCGGCCGTCGAGGAGGGCATCGTCGCCGGTGGTGGCGTGGCGCTGCTGCAGGCGGCTCCGGCCCTGGCTGAGCTGAACCTCACGGGCGACGAGGCCACTGGTGCCAACATCGTGCGCGTGGCGCTCGAGGCTCCGCTGAAGCAGATCGCCTTCAACTCCGGGTTGGAGCCCGGCGTGGTGGCCGAGAAGGTCCGCAACTCGCCCGCCGGCACCGGCCTGAACGCCGCCACCGGTGAGTACGAGGACCTGCTCAAGGCCGGCGTTGCCGACCCGGTCAAGGTGACCCGTTCGGCGCTGCAGAATGCGGCGTCCATCGCGGGCCTGTTCCTGACCACCGAGGCCGTCGTGGCCGACAAGCCGGAGAAGGCGGCCGCTCCGGCGGGCGACCCGACCGGTGGCATGGGCGGTATGGACTTCTAA
- a CDS encoding TerC family protein → MDVPDWVWALTALGIVGLLAFDFIFHVRKAHVPTLREAAVWSAAYVGVAVLFGVGLLMFGSSDAGPEYFAGYVTEKALSVDNLFVFLVIIASFRVPREDQQKVLLFGIAFALIARTGFIFLGAALINAFAWIFYLFGLVLLLTAGSVLKSDHDDDDRKADNFVIRLAKKVIRTSEHYDGDKLFTTVDGKRAMTPMLLVMVGLGGTDILFALDSIPAIFGLTQHVYIVFTATAFSLLGLRQLYFLVDGLLDRLIYLSYGLAAILGLIGVKLILHALHENNVPFINGGEPVKVVEISTMMSLSVIVGVLVVTVVASLLSKKGKATTAIANARRHATAYLDSEYTHDPQERERIFRKLLDERDQIMALGPKYHQLVRDEPALTKLLDDAAAKHDEAVERGEAEPFVRKGLTG, encoded by the coding sequence ATGGACGTTCCCGACTGGGTTTGGGCTCTGACCGCTCTCGGCATTGTGGGCCTGCTGGCGTTCGACTTCATCTTCCATGTCCGCAAGGCGCACGTACCGACGCTGCGGGAGGCGGCGGTATGGTCGGCCGCCTATGTGGGCGTCGCCGTGCTGTTCGGCGTCGGCCTGTTGATGTTCGGCAGCTCCGACGCGGGTCCGGAGTACTTCGCCGGGTATGTCACGGAAAAAGCGCTGTCGGTCGACAACCTGTTCGTCTTCCTGGTGATCATCGCCAGCTTCCGGGTCCCGCGCGAGGATCAGCAGAAAGTGCTGTTGTTCGGGATCGCTTTCGCCCTGATCGCACGCACCGGGTTCATTTTCCTCGGCGCCGCGCTGATCAATGCCTTCGCCTGGATCTTCTACCTGTTCGGCTTGGTCCTGCTGCTCACCGCCGGCAGCGTGCTCAAGTCCGATCACGACGACGACGATCGCAAGGCCGACAATTTCGTCATCCGGCTGGCGAAGAAGGTGATTCGCACCAGCGAGCACTACGACGGCGACAAACTGTTCACCACGGTCGACGGCAAGCGGGCGATGACACCGATGCTGCTGGTCATGGTCGGACTCGGCGGCACCGACATCCTCTTCGCGCTCGACTCCATCCCCGCCATCTTCGGACTCACCCAGCACGTGTACATCGTCTTCACCGCGACGGCCTTCTCACTGCTCGGACTGCGGCAGCTGTACTTCCTCGTCGACGGCCTGCTGGACCGGCTCATCTACCTCTCCTATGGGCTTGCCGCGATCCTCGGGCTCATCGGCGTGAAGCTGATCCTGCACGCCCTGCACGAGAACAATGTTCCGTTCATCAACGGCGGTGAACCGGTGAAGGTGGTCGAGATCAGCACCATGATGTCGCTGAGCGTGATCGTCGGAGTCCTCGTCGTCACCGTGGTCGCCTCGCTGCTCAGCAAGAAAGGCAAAGCGACGACGGCGATCGCCAACGCCCGGCGGCATGCGACGGCGTATCTGGATTCCGAATACACCCACGACCCGCAGGAACGCGAACGCATTTTCCGCAAACTGCTCGACGAGCGTGACCAGATCATGGCGCTCGGACCGAAGTACCATCAGCTGGTCCGCGATGAGCCCGCACTGACCAAACTCCTCGACGACGCGGCCGCCAAGCACGACGAGGCCGTGGAGCGCGGCGAAGCGGAGCCGTTCGTCAGGAAGGGTCTGACCGGATAG
- a CDS encoding pyridoxamine 5'-phosphate oxidase family protein — MAAKTSKPVDFQRLADTLPSYPFAYLITVGDDYRAHTVTVEPVLRDLAVLDVGLIGGGTRTNLARRGDVTLVWPPSAPGGYSLIVDGRAEISDAQAEAVRCVVTPTRALLHRNADSPSAAKGCLHDCVVFSLPIRSDPS; from the coding sequence ATGGCAGCAAAGACCAGCAAGCCGGTCGACTTCCAGCGGTTGGCCGACACCTTGCCGAGCTATCCGTTCGCCTACCTGATCACCGTTGGCGACGACTACCGCGCCCACACGGTGACCGTTGAACCGGTGCTGCGGGACCTGGCCGTACTCGACGTCGGGCTGATCGGCGGCGGCACCCGCACCAACCTGGCGCGGCGCGGCGACGTCACCCTGGTCTGGCCGCCGTCCGCACCCGGCGGTTACTCGTTGATCGTCGACGGCCGCGCCGAGATTTCCGACGCGCAGGCCGAGGCGGTGCGCTGCGTGGTGACTCCCACTCGCGCGCTGCTGCACCGCAACGCCGACTCCCCCTCGGCCGCCAAGGGCTGCCTGCACGACTGCGTGGTGTTCTCGCTGCCTATCCGGTCAGACCCTTCCTGA
- a CDS encoding PPE family protein: MTSPHFAWLPPEINSALMFAGPGAGPLLSAASAWGSLAEDLISAASSFGTVTQELTSGSWQGASAAAMMVVATQYMGWLSAAAVQAEQAAEQAAATAAAFETAVAATVQPAVVAANRGLVQMLASTNFFGMNWPAIMDTESAYEQMWALDVAAMANYHFDASAAAAQLAPWQQVLRNLGIDIGKNGTINFGFNNTGSGNIGNNNAGNYNLGSGNSGSGNVGAGNTGVGNLGIGNTGNNNLGFGNLGNNNVGLGNTGSDAFGMGLTGDKQFGFGGFNSGSGNTGFGNSGTGNTGLFNSGNDNLGLGNSGSLNTGLGNSGSVNTGFNGSMGYLGSGLQNAIGGTGLEAGLANSAHYATGGLGTAALSSGLLSSALANTGGLHSGLAGALNSGLSSTPVVAPASAPAAAVDSGAQSSVSANPTSSPAANTGLRTSASTPVTGFVNPSTSDPGVRTTLGREPGIGAPTLPNSGIPKSNFYPPAERDTGDQSRVIQFPIRTE; encoded by the coding sequence GTGACAAGCCCGCATTTCGCGTGGTTGCCGCCAGAGATCAACTCGGCACTGATGTTCGCCGGTCCCGGTGCGGGACCGCTACTTTCTGCTGCCTCCGCATGGGGCAGTTTGGCCGAAGATCTCATTTCAGCGGCATCCTCGTTCGGGACCGTCACCCAGGAATTGACCAGCGGATCGTGGCAGGGCGCCTCGGCCGCCGCCATGATGGTCGTCGCCACCCAGTACATGGGCTGGCTCAGCGCCGCGGCAGTTCAGGCGGAGCAGGCGGCCGAACAAGCCGCCGCGACGGCGGCCGCCTTCGAGACGGCGGTGGCCGCCACGGTGCAGCCCGCCGTGGTGGCGGCCAACCGCGGCCTGGTGCAGATGCTGGCCTCGACGAACTTCTTCGGCATGAACTGGCCGGCGATCATGGACACCGAATCCGCCTACGAGCAAATGTGGGCGCTGGACGTGGCAGCCATGGCGAACTACCACTTCGACGCGTCGGCGGCGGCCGCTCAACTGGCGCCTTGGCAGCAGGTGTTGCGCAACCTCGGCATCGACATCGGCAAGAACGGCACCATCAACTTCGGCTTCAACAACACCGGTAGCGGCAACATCGGCAACAACAACGCCGGCAATTACAACCTCGGTAGCGGCAACAGCGGCAGCGGCAACGTCGGTGCGGGCAACACCGGCGTCGGCAACCTCGGCATTGGCAACACCGGCAACAACAACCTGGGCTTCGGCAACCTCGGCAACAACAACGTCGGCCTGGGCAACACCGGCAGCGACGCCTTCGGCATGGGCCTCACCGGCGACAAGCAGTTCGGGTTCGGCGGATTCAACTCGGGCAGCGGCAACACCGGGTTCGGCAACTCCGGCACCGGCAACACCGGCCTGTTCAACTCCGGCAACGATAACCTCGGCCTGGGCAACTCCGGCTCGCTCAATACCGGCCTGGGCAACTCGGGCAGCGTCAACACCGGCTTCAACGGTTCGATGGGCTACCTGGGCTCGGGGTTGCAGAACGCGATCGGTGGTACCGGCCTGGAAGCGGGATTGGCCAACTCGGCGCACTATGCGACCGGCGGCCTGGGTACCGCGGCGCTGAGTTCGGGGTTGCTCAGCTCGGCCCTGGCCAACACCGGCGGTCTGCACTCCGGCCTGGCCGGAGCCTTGAACTCGGGTCTGAGCAGCACACCCGTGGTCGCCCCGGCATCCGCACCGGCGGCGGCCGTCGACTCGGGCGCGCAGAGTTCCGTGTCAGCGAACCCGACCAGCAGCCCGGCGGCCAACACGGGTCTGAGGACCTCCGCCAGCACCCCGGTGACGGGCTTCGTCAACCCCAGCACCAGCGACCCAGGAGTCCGGACCACGCTCGGGCGCGAGCCGGGCATCGGCGCGCCGACGCTGCCGAACTCGGGCATCCCGAAGTCGAACTTCTACCCGCCCGCCGAGCGCGATACCGGCGACCAGAGCCGGGTCATCCAATTCCCGATCCGCACCGAATAG
- a CDS encoding N-acyl-D-amino-acid deacylase family protein — translation MTYDLLIRSGTIVDGLGGEPYVGDVAVADGLIAAVGALNGASATKEIDATGLLVTPGFVDLHTHYDGQAIWSDRLTPSSAHGVTTVVMGNCGVGFAPCRQEDHDVLVDVMAGVEDIPGVVMTDGLPWTWETFPEYLDALESGSRDIDVAAYLPHSPLRVYVMGQRGADREPATQEDLARMRALATEAMEVGALGFASSRLTIHKTESGAPIPSYDAAREEIEEIARGVVDGGGGLLQFVPDIPAGGYQPVLQTVFDVAEDVGLPVTFTLVVGNAGDPTWPDAITMVEKANGRAGAGDPQFTAQLLPRPIGLIIGLQLSANPFVLYPSYREIAHLQLAERVAEMRKPEVRARILADQPGQGHPILYVAQMWDWIFPLEDNPNYEPDPADSIGARARARGVTPMEEAYDRLLDDEGRAMLLVATSNLEGNSLDTVGKLLHRDDVVLGLGDGGAHYGMICDASYSTYFLTHWARDRKSGRFSVAAAVRELTSVPARIAGLGDRGRIAEGFKADLNVIDHAALRVHKPVIVHDLPAGGRRLDQTAQGYVATVVSGQVIAENGVPTSARPGKLVRGRQPAPAPV, via the coding sequence ATGACCTACGACCTTCTGATCCGCAGCGGCACCATCGTGGACGGACTCGGAGGTGAGCCCTACGTCGGCGACGTCGCCGTAGCGGACGGGCTGATCGCGGCGGTCGGCGCCCTGAACGGCGCAAGCGCGACGAAAGAGATCGACGCCACCGGTCTGCTGGTCACACCGGGTTTCGTCGATCTGCACACCCACTACGACGGCCAGGCCATCTGGTCGGACCGCTTGACGCCGTCCTCGGCGCACGGGGTCACCACCGTGGTGATGGGCAACTGCGGCGTCGGATTCGCACCCTGCCGCCAGGAGGACCACGACGTGCTGGTCGACGTCATGGCCGGCGTCGAGGACATCCCCGGTGTCGTGATGACCGACGGCCTGCCCTGGACCTGGGAAACCTTCCCGGAATACCTCGATGCACTGGAATCGGGCAGCCGGGACATCGATGTCGCGGCCTACCTGCCGCACTCCCCGCTGCGGGTCTATGTGATGGGCCAGCGCGGCGCCGACCGTGAACCGGCTACTCAGGAAGACTTGGCCAGAATGCGCGCGCTGGCCACCGAGGCCATGGAGGTGGGGGCGCTGGGTTTCGCCTCCTCCCGGCTGACCATCCACAAGACCGAGAGCGGCGCACCCATCCCCAGTTACGACGCGGCCCGCGAGGAGATCGAGGAGATCGCCCGGGGCGTCGTCGACGGCGGCGGCGGGCTGTTGCAGTTCGTACCCGACATCCCGGCCGGGGGTTACCAGCCCGTGCTGCAGACGGTCTTCGACGTCGCCGAGGACGTCGGGTTGCCCGTGACCTTCACACTAGTTGTCGGGAACGCGGGGGACCCGACGTGGCCGGACGCGATCACGATGGTGGAGAAGGCCAATGGAAGGGCCGGCGCCGGCGACCCTCAGTTCACCGCTCAGCTCTTGCCGCGCCCGATCGGACTGATCATCGGGCTGCAACTGTCGGCCAACCCGTTCGTGCTGTATCCGAGCTATCGCGAGATCGCACACCTGCAGCTGGCCGAGCGGGTCGCCGAGATGCGCAAGCCCGAGGTGCGGGCCCGCATCCTGGCCGACCAGCCCGGCCAGGGCCACCCGATCCTGTATGTGGCCCAGATGTGGGACTGGATCTTCCCGCTGGAAGACAACCCCAACTACGAGCCCGACCCGGCGGACAGCATCGGCGCCCGAGCCCGGGCGCGCGGCGTCACTCCGATGGAAGAGGCGTACGACCGGCTCCTCGACGACGAGGGGCGGGCCATGCTGCTGGTCGCCACCAGCAACCTGGAGGGCAACTCGCTGGACACCGTCGGCAAACTTCTGCACCGCGACGACGTCGTCCTCGGCCTGGGCGACGGAGGCGCCCATTACGGCATGATCTGCGACGCCAGCTACTCCACGTACTTCCTCACCCACTGGGCGCGCGATCGCAAATCGGGTCGATTCAGCGTCGCAGCGGCCGTCCGCGAGCTGACTTCGGTGCCGGCCCGCATCGCCGGACTGGGCGACCGCGGCCGGATCGCCGAAGGCTTCAAGGCCGATCTCAATGTCATCGACCACGCCGCGCTGCGAGTGCACAAGCCGGTCATCGTCCACGACCTTCCGGCCGGCGGCCGCCGGCTGGATCAGACCGCGCAGGGCTACGTCGCGACCGTGGTCTCGGGGCAGGTGATCGCCGAGAACGGCGTACCCACCTCCGCCCGCCCGGGAAAGCTAGTCCGCGGTCGGCAGCCGGCGCCGGCCCCGGTCTGA
- a CDS encoding VOC family protein — protein sequence MIDHFGINCGEYARSQQFYDTVLGVLGYSRQMDFGVAIGYGRDGHPAFWIADATGMGPNREIHVAFQAADEAAVRAFHDAAVGLGAESLHAPRLWPEYHPGYFGAFVRDPDGNNVEAVFHGGP from the coding sequence ATGATCGATCACTTCGGCATCAATTGCGGTGAATACGCCAGATCCCAGCAGTTTTATGACACGGTGCTGGGCGTTCTCGGGTACTCCCGGCAGATGGATTTCGGCGTGGCCATCGGATACGGCCGGGACGGGCATCCCGCCTTCTGGATCGCCGACGCGACGGGCATGGGGCCGAACCGGGAGATTCACGTCGCTTTCCAAGCGGCCGATGAGGCCGCGGTGCGGGCGTTCCACGATGCGGCCGTCGGCCTGGGCGCAGAGTCCCTGCACGCGCCACGCCTGTGGCCCGAATACCACCCGGGCTACTTCGGCGCTTTCGTCCGCGATCCGGACGGCAACAACGTCGAAGCGGTGTTCCACGGCGGCCCGTAG